GAGCTGGCCGCCGGCGCCACCCTACGCAACGTGATCATCGGGGCCCCGGCAGGTGACGGCGTGCACTGCGAGGGCAACTGCACCCTGATCAACGTGTGGTGGGAGGACGTGGGCGAGGACGCGGCCACCTTCCGCGGCGGCACGACCTACACGGTCGACGGCGGCGGCGCCCGCTCTGCCAGCGACAAGGTCTTCCAGCACAACGGCTCGGGCACCGTCACCATCCGGAACTTCCGGGTGGAGAACGCCGGGAAGCTCTACCGCGCCTGCGGCAACTGCTCGACGTCGTACCAGCGACACGTGGTGATCGACAACGTGATCGTCCGGAACACCGACGCGATCGCCGGCATCAACACCAACTGGGGTGACACCGCACGGTTCAGCCGGATCACCATCGTCGACGACCCGGATCGCGAGACGTCGATCTGCGTCAAGTACCGGGGTGTGCCGAAGGGCGACGAACCGACCGAGATCGGCGAGGGCGCCGACGGGGTCAACTGCTTCTACTCACCCTCCGACATCACCTACCAGTAGGCCGTCACGGGGGCACCCCGCGGACCGCATGGTCCGCGAGGTGCCCGCCACCTCAAACCACCACGGGTACGCCAGAAACGTCGACCGTGTCCGGATACTTCAGCCCTGCGCCCGTGTTGAGCACCACCACCCGCTCGTCGGCCCGGATCCACCCGCCGGCGCGCAGTTGCCGTGCCGCGGTCAGGCAGGCCGCCCCCTCCGGGCAGAGCAGCAGCCCCTCCCGGGCGGCGAAGTCCCGAAGGTCCGCCAGGATGTCCGCGTCGTCGACGGCGACAGCGGTGCCGGAGGACTCCCGCAGCGCCGCCAGGATCAGCTCGTCGCCCAGTGGCACCGGCACGGTGATTCCGAACGCCACCGTCCGCGCGTCCGCCCACGGCTGCACCCGGTCCTCACCGGCGGCGAACGCCCGCACGATCGGTGCGCAACCCGTCGACTGCACCGCCACCAGCCGGGGCAGCTTGTCGCCGATCCAGCCGAGCTCGCGCATTTCGTGCAACGCCTTGTGGATGCCGATCAGGCCGACACCGCCACCCGTCGGATAGATGATCACGTCGGGCACCTGCCAGCCGAGCTGCTCGACGATCTCGTACCCCATCGTCTTCTTGCCCTCCAGCCGGTAGGGCTCGCGCAGCGTGCCGGCGTCGAAGATCGTCCCGCCCGACTCCGCGATCAGCTCGGCCACCCACCGGCCGGCGTCGCTGATCAGCCCGTCGATCAGGCGCAGGTCGGCCCCGGCGGCGACGCACTCACGCCGGCAGATGCTCGGCGCGTCCAGCGGCATGACGATGGTCGCACCCATCCCGGCCCGCGCGGCGTACGTCGCCCAGGCCGACCCCGCGTTGCCGTTGGTGGGCATCGCGATCCGCTCGACGCCCAACTCACGGGCCCGGCTCACACCGACCGCCGCGCCGCGTGCCTTGAACGAACCGGTCGGAATCAGCCCCTCGTCCTTGACCATCAGGTCCGCGATGCCGATCTCGGCGCCGTACGCCGGGGTGCGCAGCAGTGGCGTCCAACCCTCGCCGAGCGTCGTGACGTGCCGTGGGTCGCCAACCGGCAGCAGCTCCCGGTAGCGCCACAGGTCCGCCGGGCGCAGCGGAAAGCGTTCCGGGGTGACCGCCTTCGCCACCGCCGGCAGGTCATAGCGGGCCAGCAGCGGCGAGCCGCACTCGCAGAGGTTCTGCGGTTTGTCGGCGGCGGATTCCCGTCCGCAGCGCGGGCAGTCCAGGTGGGTCAGATACACGTCGCTCCTCGCCGTCACACCGCGTCGATGCTCTGCCAGCGCCGGCTGCGCCGCCCCGGCTCGTACGCCGAGTCCAGCCGCTTGGCGACCACGCCCGGCAGGCCCTGCTCCCGCCCGGTGCGCAGCGCCTCGTCGCCCGCGCCCGGGAACCACGGCGGAGTCTGCCAGTGTGGACCAGCCAAGGCCAGCCCATCGAGCAGCTCCCGACGTTGTGCGTACGGCACGTCCACGCTGCTCACGCCCTCGAGCCAGAGCAGGTCGACGACCAGGTACTGGGCGCCCTCGGGAACTCGGCTGCCGCTGGCCGGGCGGACCGGGCGGACCCGTCCGGCGCCGTCGATGCGAACGAGCACCCCGTCGAGGACGGCCTCGGTGGGCGCGAGCGCCTCGGCCATCGCCCGCAGCCACGGGTACCCGCCGGTGATCTCCTCGTCGGTCTCGGAGAGCAGCCGCAGCCGGCCGCCGGAGACGTACGCCATCGCCCGGACCCCGTCCCACCGCAGCTCGTACCCCCAGGCGGCACGGTCGCGGGGGAGCCCGGCGGCGGACGTGGCGTGCATCGGGCGGACCAGGTCGGGCATCGGCGTCCAGCCCGGCGGCGCCGGGTCGGTACGGCGGACCATCCAGTCCCGCCCTCCGGTGGCGAAGAGGACGTAGCGGCCGGCGGTCCGGTCCCCGGAGAGCGTCACGATCACCTCGTCGGCACGCCACTTCTCGCACCGGTAGGTGCCCCGGTCATGGATCACCATCCGGCCGCCGCCGTACTCACCGGCGGGGATCTCGCCGGAGAAGTCGAGGTATTCCATGGGGTGGTCCTCGGTGTGCACGGCGAGGTGGTTGCGACCCGGGTCGCGGGGCAGGCCACGCGGCACCGCCCAGGAGGCCAGCACGCCCTCGTGCTCCAGGCGCAGATCCCAGTGCAGGCTGCGGGCGTGGTGCTGCTGGATGACGAAGCGGGCGGTGTCGCCGTCGGGGCCGGCCGCCGCAGGGCTCCGTTCGGGCACCGGCTCAGGTGTACGTGCCGCGTCCCGTCGTCGCCGGTACTCCTCCAACCGGTCGGTCACACCCGCATTCTCCGGCAAACCGGACCGTCGTGCTGGATGCCGGAGTGTCCGGTTCGCTCGGCGGGCGAGGGCTCGGCGGGGTAGAACGGACCTCATGGACCTCACCGACCAGCCCACCGCCCTGCTCCCGGGGGACGTGCGGATGCCCCTGCTCGGCTTCGGCACCTGGCAGGCCATCGGCCAGGCCGGTTACGAGGCGGTGCTGGCCGCGCTCGACACCGGCTACCGGCACCTCGACACCGCCACGATGTACGGCAACGAGCAGGAGGTCGGCCGGGCCGTGCAGGAGAGCGGGCTGCGCCGGGAGGACGTCTTCATCACCACCAAGCTGCCGCCGAACCGGGTGGGTCAGGAGCGCGCGACGTTGGAGGCCAGTCTGGCGGCGCTCGGCGTCGACCAGGTGGACCTGTGGTTGATCCACTGGCCGCCGTCGTCGCCGGCGGACAGCATCCCGCTCTGGCGTGAGCTGCTGGCGGCCCGGGACGAGAACCTGGCTCGGGCGGTCGGCGTCAGCAACTACAGCACCCCGCAGATCGACGAGCTGATCCAGTCGACCGAGGAGAACCCGGCGGTCAACCAGATCCAGTGGAGCCCTCCGCTGTACGACCGGCAGCGGCACGCCGAGCACCGGGACCGGGGCGTGGTGCTGGAGGGGTACAGCCCGTTCAAGACCAGTGACCTCAGCGACCCGGTGCTGACCAGGATCGCCGCCGCGCACGGCGTCTCCCCGGCGCAGGTGGTGCTGCGGTGGCACATCGACCACGAGATCGTGGTGATCCCCAAGTCGGTGACCCCGGAGCGGATCACCGCAAACTTCGATGTCTTCCACTTTTCCCTGACGGCCGAGGAGATGCGCGACATCGACGCGCTCGGCGAGGTCTGAACCGGCGATTTCCTTCAGCCCGAGCATCGGCAATGAAGGGTATCGACATCGACGCTCATGACGGTATAGCGTGCCCGTCATCACGTTCGTCGATCCGTTCGAAACCCGCTGTCGCTGGAGGATCGCCATGGCCCGCTCACCATCCATCCGTCTGCGCCGTCGCGGGGTGCTCGGCATCCCGGCCCTGGTGGCCGCCGCGCTGACCGTCGTCGCCCGACCCACCCCGGCGAGCGCCGCGCCGAAGGCCGAGTGTCTCGCCGATCTGCTCCAGGACGCCTGATGGCGACGATTCCCTGGCTGGTGGACGTGCTGCGCGCCGCCGGAGTCCAGGTCGTGGTCGAGGGCGACTGGCTCAACCGGATGCGACCGGGCTCCTTCGACCCCATCGGGGTGCTCTGGCACCACACCGCCTCGACCTCCAGCGCCAGCAACCCGCATCCGGCGCTCGGCATCTGCATCAACGGTCGGTCCGACCTGCCCGGCCCGCTCTGTCAGGCGCTCGTCGACTACAACGGCGTCTTCCACGTCATCTCCGCAGGCCGCTGCAACCACGCCGGGGTCAGTGGCGGCAGCGGACCGATCCCGGCGGGGGACGGCAACACCCTGATGATCGGGTGGGAGATCGACTACAACGGCGTCAACCAGGAGATGACCAGCGCGCAGTACACCGCGTCGCTCGCCGCCACCGCCGCCGTGCTCACCCGCCTGGGTCGCGACAGCAGCTACGCCCGAGGGCACCGGGAAACCAGCACCACCGGTAAGATCGACCCGTCCTTCATCGACCTGAACGTGATGCGGGCCGACGTGGCGGCGAAGATGGCCGGAGGCACAACCTGGTCCTCCACCGTGGACAACACCACCACCGGCCGCTTCACCGCCAGCGCGAACTGGGGCGTGTCGTCGTACTCCGGGCAGCGGTACGGCGCCGACTACCGGTACGCGGACCCGATCGCCGCGAGCGACGTCGCGTGGTACCGGTTCAACGTCCCGGCCACCGCCAACTACCGGGTCGAGGCCTGGTGGCCGGCGAACTCCGGCTACAACAGCGCGGCCCCGTACATCGTCGCCACCAGTGGCGGCAACCAGACCGTCCGCGTCGACCAACGCGCCACCGGCGGGCAGTGGCGGATCCTCGGCACGTTCACGCTGCCGGCCGGTGACGCCAACCGGGTGGGCGTGAGCCGGTGGAGCAACGCCACCGGCCTGGTCATCGCCGACGCCGTACGCCTCACCCGGGTCTGACGAGCCCGGCTGAGTGGTGGGGGCGTGACCGGGTGGTCACGCCCCCACCGTCAGTGGCGTGGCCGGTCAGGTGCGGGAGCAGGTGGCCCCGTTGAGCGAGAAGCTCGTCGGTGACGAGTACGACCCGCTGAGGGTGCCCTGGTAGCCGAAGCTGGCCGTGCCGCCCGGTGCGACGGACCCGTTGTGGCCGACATTCCGAGCGGTCACCGAGGACCCGCTCTGGCTCACCGTGGCGTTCCACGAGTTGGTGACCTGCTGCCCGCTGGGCAGGCTGTAGGTCAGCGTCCAACCGTTGATCGCGCTGGACCCGGTGTTGGTGATCTGCACGTCGGCCGTGAAGCCGTTGTTCCACGAGTTCGCCGTGTACTTCACCGCACAGCTCGCGCCGCCCGGCGGAGGGGTGGTCGGGGGCGGGGTCGACGGGTTGGTGGGCGGCGTGCCGCCGCCGTTGACCGAGGCCGAGAACGACGTCACGGCCAGGCCGACCCCGCCCTGCCAGGGCTCGAAACCGGCCTGGACGCTGGTCAGATACCAGGAGTTGGTGATCGCGCCCCGGTTGCGAACGTCGTTGATGAAGTCCAGCATGCTGAAGTTCAGGCTGGAGATCGCCGACGGCGCGACGTAGGAGATGACGTTGTTGGAGCCGTTGCTGCCCCGCCAGACCTCCCAGGTGCGGCCGGCCAGGTTGGTGGTGCCGACCACCGAGCCGATGGGCTGGATCGGGCCCTGTCGGTTGAGCCAGATCATGATCTCCATCTGGTTCACCCCGTCCCGCTTGGGCGACGGGTCCAGCCAGATGTCGTACGAGGCGTTGTAGGTGGCACCACTCACGTAGCGGTAGGAGATGCTGCTGGTGGCGCTGCTGATCTGGGACACCTGGATCGGCAGGTTCGTGCCGGGGGAGCAGTTGGTGTAGTGACAACCGAAGAACACCGAGGGGTACGCCGTCGGTGCGCCGTTGGTGGGGCTGCTGCCGTTCAGGGTGGTGATCTCGAAGCCGTTGCTGGTGACGTTGATGCACTGCTGGGCGGTGGTGCCCCAGCGGTTGTTCTGCACCACGTAGCGGCCCTGAATGACGGCCGAGCCGTACTGTTCGCAGATCTGCGTGTCGGCGGAGGCGTTACCGCCGAGGGCCACGGCGACGAGGGAGCCGCTGAGCAGCAAGCCTGCGGCGACCAGGGCCCGAAGTGGA
The nucleotide sequence above comes from Micromonospora luteifusca. Encoded proteins:
- a CDS encoding threonine synthase, whose protein sequence is MYLTHLDCPRCGRESAADKPQNLCECGSPLLARYDLPAVAKAVTPERFPLRPADLWRYRELLPVGDPRHVTTLGEGWTPLLRTPAYGAEIGIADLMVKDEGLIPTGSFKARGAAVGVSRARELGVERIAMPTNGNAGSAWATYAARAGMGATIVMPLDAPSICRRECVAAGADLRLIDGLISDAGRWVAELIAESGGTIFDAGTLREPYRLEGKKTMGYEIVEQLGWQVPDVIIYPTGGGVGLIGIHKALHEMRELGWIGDKLPRLVAVQSTGCAPIVRAFAAGEDRVQPWADARTVAFGITVPVPLGDELILAALRESSGTAVAVDDADILADLRDFAAREGLLLCPEGAACLTAARQLRAGGWIRADERVVVLNTGAGLKYPDTVDVSGVPVVV
- a CDS encoding DNA polymerase ligase N-terminal domain-containing protein, yielding MTDRLEEYRRRRDAARTPEPVPERSPAAAGPDGDTARFVIQQHHARSLHWDLRLEHEGVLASWAVPRGLPRDPGRNHLAVHTEDHPMEYLDFSGEIPAGEYGGGRMVIHDRGTYRCEKWRADEVIVTLSGDRTAGRYVLFATGGRDWMVRRTDPAPPGWTPMPDLVRPMHATSAAGLPRDRAAWGYELRWDGVRAMAYVSGGRLRLLSETDEEITGGYPWLRAMAEALAPTEAVLDGVLVRIDGAGRVRPVRPASGSRVPEGAQYLVVDLLWLEGVSSVDVPYAQRRELLDGLALAGPHWQTPPWFPGAGDEALRTGREQGLPGVVAKRLDSAYEPGRRSRRWQSIDAV
- a CDS encoding aldo/keto reductase; amino-acid sequence: MDLTDQPTALLPGDVRMPLLGFGTWQAIGQAGYEAVLAALDTGYRHLDTATMYGNEQEVGRAVQESGLRREDVFITTKLPPNRVGQERATLEASLAALGVDQVDLWLIHWPPSSPADSIPLWRELLAARDENLARAVGVSNYSTPQIDELIQSTEENPAVNQIQWSPPLYDRQRHAEHRDRGVVLEGYSPFKTSDLSDPVLTRIAAAHGVSPAQVVLRWHIDHEIVVIPKSVTPERITANFDVFHFSLTAEEMRDIDALGEV
- a CDS encoding golvesin C-terminal-like domain-containing protein, which gives rise to MATIPWLVDVLRAAGVQVVVEGDWLNRMRPGSFDPIGVLWHHTASTSSASNPHPALGICINGRSDLPGPLCQALVDYNGVFHVISAGRCNHAGVSGGSGPIPAGDGNTLMIGWEIDYNGVNQEMTSAQYTASLAATAAVLTRLGRDSSYARGHRETSTTGKIDPSFIDLNVMRADVAAKMAGGTTWSSTVDNTTTGRFTASANWGVSSYSGQRYGADYRYADPIAASDVAWYRFNVPATANYRVEAWWPANSGYNSAAPYIVATSGGNQTVRVDQRATGGQWRILGTFTLPAGDANRVGVSRWSNATGLVIADAVRLTRV
- a CDS encoding GH12 family glycosyl hydrolase domain-containing protein, which encodes MKRPLRALVAAGLLLSGSLVAVALGGNASADTQICEQYGSAVIQGRYVVQNNRWGTTAQQCINVTSNGFEITTLNGSSPTNGAPTAYPSVFFGCHYTNCSPGTNLPIQVSQISSATSSISYRYVSGATYNASYDIWLDPSPKRDGVNQMEIMIWLNRQGPIQPIGSVVGTTNLAGRTWEVWRGSNGSNNVISYVAPSAISSLNFSMLDFINDVRNRGAITNSWYLTSVQAGFEPWQGGVGLAVTSFSASVNGGGTPPTNPSTPPPTTPPPGGASCAVKYTANSWNNGFTADVQITNTGSSAINGWTLTYSLPSGQQVTNSWNATVSQSGSSVTARNVGHNGSVAPGGTASFGYQGTLSGSYSSPTSFSLNGATCSRT